A genomic segment from Pseudomonas sessilinigenes encodes:
- the dapF gene encoding diaminopimelate epimerase, which translates to MPLNFVKMHANGDDFVVIDARGRGQPITAERARALGDRQRGIGFNQLVVLGDCRESAAQLTFFNADGSSLDACGSATRGAAELLLRESGASALRLKTARGIQDCQRLADHSVSVEMGVPGLAWQDIPLARELDSLRLPLPGEPAACSMGNPHCSFFVDDLQQLDIASLGPAIETHPLFVQQTNVHFIQVIDRQTIRLRIWERHGGIPLGSGSCSCGAVVNGIRRGLLDNQVTVLCDGGPVSVSWDGQGKVRLAGSVTRVFSGWL; encoded by the coding sequence ATGCCGCTTAATTTCGTGAAGATGCATGCCAATGGCGACGATTTCGTGGTGATCGACGCCCGCGGTCGCGGCCAGCCGATCACCGCCGAACGCGCCAGGGCCTTGGGCGACCGGCAACGTGGCATAGGTTTCAATCAACTGGTGGTGCTGGGCGATTGTCGCGAGAGCGCGGCGCAACTGACCTTCTTCAATGCCGATGGTTCCAGCCTCGATGCCTGCGGCAGTGCTACCCGGGGTGCCGCCGAGCTGTTGCTGCGCGAAAGCGGCGCCAGCGCGCTGCGCCTGAAGACCGCCCGCGGCATTCAAGACTGCCAGCGCCTGGCCGACCACAGCGTGTCGGTGGAGATGGGCGTTCCCGGGCTCGCCTGGCAGGACATTCCCCTGGCCCGGGAGCTGGACAGCCTGCGCCTGCCGCTACCGGGGGAACCGGCGGCGTGCAGCATGGGCAATCCGCATTGCAGTTTTTTCGTCGACGACCTGCAGCAGTTGGACATCGCCAGCCTTGGACCGGCGATCGAGACCCATCCGCTGTTCGTACAGCAGACCAACGTGCATTTCATCCAGGTCATCGACCGCCAGACCATTCGCCTGCGGATCTGGGAACGCCACGGCGGCATTCCCCTGGGTTCCGGTTCCTGCTCCTGCGGCGCAGTGGTCAACGGCATCCGCCGGGGCCTGCTGGACAACCAGGTGACGGTGCTGTGCGACGGCGGACCGGTGAGCGTGAGCTGGGACGGCCAGGGCAAGGTGCGCCTGGCCGGTAGCGTGACCCGGGTGTTCAGCGGCTGGCTGTAG
- the copD gene encoding copper homeostasis membrane protein CopD, translating into MASWLVLCRFVHFAAILTLVGAWGLRPLLLGRGHEVVQQRLDRVARGLTLVGLASALGWLLLISASMAGAWSAALDPATVLLVLGKTFFGQVWTWHLVLNLVLLGLLLTPLGRSLPLRLGLAALLLGTLAPVGHGAMFDGLKGQLLILNQIVHLGCVGLWLGGLLVLLMVLRQPQASLEPLLRRFSGVGYVLVAGLLASGLVNVRMLTGQWWPTPLFSGFALVLLVKALLVAGMLALALFNRLRTRGCDQRLDSLRRSVGLEWLLGIAAVAAVALLGTLPPLQA; encoded by the coding sequence ATGGCGTCATGGCTGGTGCTGTGCCGCTTCGTGCATTTCGCCGCGATCCTGACCCTGGTCGGGGCCTGGGGCTTGCGCCCGTTGCTGCTGGGCCGAGGCCATGAAGTCGTGCAGCAGCGGCTGGACCGCGTGGCTCGCGGGCTGACCCTGGTCGGCCTGGCCAGCGCTCTGGGTTGGTTGCTGCTGATCAGCGCCAGCATGGCCGGGGCCTGGTCCGCCGCCCTGGACCCGGCGACAGTTTTGCTGGTGCTGGGCAAGACGTTCTTCGGCCAGGTCTGGACCTGGCACCTGGTGCTCAACCTGGTGTTGCTGGGCCTGCTGCTGACACCCCTGGGCCGTTCCCTGCCGTTGCGCCTGGGGCTGGCCGCCCTGCTCCTGGGCACCCTGGCCCCGGTGGGCCACGGCGCCATGTTCGATGGCCTCAAGGGGCAATTGCTGATTCTCAACCAGATCGTCCACCTGGGCTGCGTCGGCCTGTGGCTGGGTGGTTTGCTGGTATTGCTGATGGTCCTGCGCCAGCCGCAGGCGTCCCTGGAGCCGCTGCTGCGGCGCTTCAGCGGCGTGGGCTACGTGCTGGTGGCGGGCCTGTTGGCCAGTGGCCTGGTCAACGTGAGGATGCTCACTGGCCAATGGTGGCCGACCCCGCTGTTCAGCGGTTTCGCCCTGGTGCTGTTGGTGAAAGCCCTGCTGGTGGCCGGCATGCTGGCCCTGGCCCTGTTCAATCGCTTGCGCACCCGGGGCTGCGACCAGCGCCTGGACAGCCTGCGCCGCAGCGTGGGCCTGGAGTGGTTGCTGGGCATCGCCGCCGTGGCGGCCGTCGCCCTGTTGGGCACCCTACCGCCACTGCAAGCCTGA
- a CDS encoding GNAT family N-acetyltransferase, with amino-acid sequence MKIRPRVAADDALLTALWERSVRATHDFISEDDIQRLYPLIRDSYLPALQVLVWENPDATPGGFIAIGDDTVQMLFIEPAQRGQGIGRQLLDQVRQPGLKVDVNEQNPQAHGFYRHYGFVDYGRSETDGEGKPYPIIHMQLQDA; translated from the coding sequence ATGAAGATTCGCCCTCGCGTCGCTGCGGACGACGCCTTGCTTACCGCGCTCTGGGAGCGTTCGGTACGCGCCACCCATGACTTCATCAGCGAAGACGACATCCAGCGCCTCTACCCGCTGATACGCGACAGCTACCTGCCGGCCCTGCAAGTGCTGGTCTGGGAGAACCCCGATGCCACGCCCGGCGGCTTCATCGCCATTGGCGACGACACCGTGCAGATGCTGTTCATCGAACCGGCCCAGCGTGGCCAGGGCATCGGCCGCCAGTTGCTGGACCAGGTCCGGCAGCCGGGCCTGAAGGTCGATGTCAACGAGCAGAACCCCCAGGCCCATGGCTTCTACCGTCACTATGGTTTCGTCGACTACGGTCGCTCGGAAACCGATGGTGAAGGCAAGCCGTACCCCATCATCCACATGCAGTTGCAAGACGCTTGA
- a CDS encoding DASS family sodium-coupled anion symporter — protein sequence MTTPVTTAPAAKAALPIGLLIAVLAMIGVLFLPLPADLPVAGHRMLAILAFAVVVWISEAVSYEASAIMITALMAILIGTAPTLNDPGQLYGSSAAISLALTGFSNSALALVAGALFIAAAMTHTGLDRRIALVTLARVGTSTRRILLGAIAVTILLSLLVPSATARSACVVPIMMGVIAAFGVDKRSNIAAGLMIVVAQGTSIWNVGIQTAAAQNLLTVGFMDKMLGQRVAWLDWLIAGAPWALIMSLVLLYLVLKMLPPESDSIPGGKEAVARSLADIGPMTGPQKRLLAVSLLLLLAWSTEGKLHPFDTTTTTYAGLVFLLLPRIGIMTWKDVQSRIPWGTVIVFGVGISLGSALLSTQAGQWLGTQVVAHTGLDQVGPLAVFAILGAFLILIHLGFASATALTSALLPILIAVLQTLPGEFSRLGMTMLLGFVVSYGFILPINAPQNMVCLGTETFTARQFAKVGLVVTLVGYLLMLVFAMTWWKWLGWL from the coding sequence ATGACTACGCCTGTGACAACGGCGCCCGCGGCCAAGGCCGCATTACCAATTGGATTGCTGATCGCCGTGCTGGCCATGATCGGCGTGTTGTTCCTGCCGCTGCCCGCCGACCTGCCCGTGGCGGGGCACCGGATGCTGGCGATCCTGGCATTCGCGGTGGTGGTGTGGATCAGCGAAGCGGTGTCCTACGAGGCCAGCGCGATCATGATCACCGCCCTGATGGCGATCCTCATCGGCACCGCGCCGACCTTGAACGACCCTGGCCAACTGTATGGCAGCTCGGCGGCCATCAGCCTGGCCCTGACCGGGTTTTCCAACTCGGCCCTGGCCCTGGTGGCCGGCGCCTTGTTCATCGCCGCCGCCATGACCCACACCGGCCTGGACCGGCGCATCGCCCTGGTAACCCTGGCCCGGGTCGGCACCAGTACCCGGCGCATCCTCCTGGGTGCCATCGCCGTGACCATCCTCCTCAGCCTGCTGGTGCCCAGCGCCACCGCCCGCAGCGCCTGCGTGGTGCCGATCATGATGGGCGTGATCGCCGCGTTCGGCGTCGACAAACGCTCGAACATCGCCGCCGGGCTGATGATCGTGGTGGCCCAGGGCACCAGTATCTGGAACGTCGGGATCCAGACCGCCGCCGCACAGAACCTTTTGACCGTAGGATTCATGGACAAGATGCTCGGCCAACGCGTGGCCTGGCTCGACTGGCTGATCGCCGGAGCGCCCTGGGCGCTGATCATGTCCCTGGTGCTGTTGTATCTGGTGCTCAAGATGCTGCCCCCGGAGAGCGACAGTATTCCCGGCGGCAAGGAAGCGGTGGCCAGGTCCCTGGCGGATATCGGCCCCATGACCGGGCCGCAGAAGCGCCTGCTGGCGGTGTCGCTGCTGTTGCTGCTGGCCTGGTCCACCGAAGGCAAGCTGCACCCGTTCGACACCACGACCACCACCTACGCCGGGCTGGTGTTCCTGCTGCTGCCACGGATCGGCATCATGACCTGGAAGGATGTGCAGTCGCGCATTCCCTGGGGCACGGTGATCGTCTTCGGGGTCGGCATCAGCCTCGGTTCGGCGCTGCTCAGTACCCAGGCCGGGCAATGGCTGGGCACTCAGGTGGTGGCCCACACCGGGCTGGACCAGGTCGGCCCGCTGGCGGTCTTCGCCATCCTCGGCGCCTTCCTGATCCTGATCCACCTGGGGTTCGCCAGCGCCACGGCACTGACCTCGGCCTTGCTGCCGATCCTCATCGCGGTGCTGCAGACCCTGCCGGGCGAGTTCAGCCGGCTGGGCATGACCATGCTCCTGGGGTTCGTGGTCAGCTACGGCTTCATCCTGCCGATCAACGCCCCGCAGAACATGGTGTGCCTGGGCACCGAGACCTTCACCGCGCGCCAGTTCGCCAAGGTCGGGCTGGTGGTGACGCTGGTCGGCTACCTGCTGATGCTGGTGTTCGCCATGACCTGGTGGAAATGGCTGGGCTGGCTGTAG
- the copC gene encoding copper homeostasis periplasmic binding protein CopC, with the protein MSLKTLCTTSALLTCLLATGSALAHAHLKTTTPAADSSASAPSELRLEFSEGVEAAFTKVELSKDGAPVALKGLATEGADKKTLVVTPASAPLPAGSYKVQWHAVSVDTHKSEGSYSFKVSP; encoded by the coding sequence ATGTCGTTGAAAACACTCTGCACCACCTCCGCCCTCCTCACCTGCCTGCTGGCCACCGGCTCGGCACTGGCCCACGCCCACCTGAAAACCACCACGCCCGCCGCCGACAGCAGCGCCAGCGCCCCCAGCGAGCTGCGCCTGGAGTTCAGCGAGGGCGTGGAAGCGGCCTTCACCAAGGTCGAGCTGAGCAAAGACGGCGCCCCCGTCGCACTCAAGGGCCTGGCCACCGAAGGCGCGGACAAGAAGACCCTGGTCGTCACCCCCGCCAGCGCTCCGCTGCCGGCCGGCAGCTACAAGGTGCAATGGCACGCCGTGTCGGTGGACACCCACAAGAGCGAAGGCAGCTACAGCTTCAAGGTGAGCCCATAA
- a CDS encoding TetR/AcrR family transcriptional regulator, which translates to MGNHKIEIRRNNVEKILLGAEKVFAEKGYAGTAMADIAEEVQLPRSNLHYYFSTKHELYSAVLLDLLDVWKQDALCFEMFDDPRVVLSSYIRAKMQHSRSRPHGSKVWANEIMHGAPSLGTALDESLYDWAKMKEAKIRQWVDDGRILAVEPSALLYLIWASTQHYADFDHQVNILNDHQPLSDLQFERAVQTVTSVILRGIGLEP; encoded by the coding sequence ATGGGCAATCACAAGATCGAGATTCGTCGCAACAACGTGGAAAAGATCCTCCTGGGGGCCGAGAAAGTCTTCGCCGAAAAGGGTTACGCCGGCACCGCCATGGCCGACATCGCCGAAGAGGTGCAACTGCCGCGTTCCAACCTGCATTACTACTTCAGCACCAAGCACGAACTCTACAGCGCGGTGCTGCTGGACCTGCTGGACGTGTGGAAGCAGGACGCCCTGTGCTTCGAGATGTTCGACGACCCGCGGGTGGTGCTCAGCAGCTATATCCGCGCCAAGATGCAGCATTCGCGCAGCCGCCCCCACGGCTCCAAGGTCTGGGCCAACGAGATCATGCATGGCGCGCCAAGCCTGGGCACCGCGTTGGACGAGAGCCTGTACGACTGGGCGAAGATGAAGGAAGCCAAGATCCGCCAATGGGTCGACGACGGGCGGATCCTTGCGGTGGAGCCCTCGGCGCTGCTGTACCTGATCTGGGCCTCGACCCAGCATTACGCCGACTTCGACCACCAGGTGAACATCCTCAACGACCACCAGCCGCTGTCGGATCTGCAATTCGAACGGGCGGTGCAGACCGTCACCAGCGTGATCCTGCGCGGCATCGGCCTGGAACCATAG
- a CDS encoding MFS transporter: MDHYAPRNWQPHEKPSLPGSPSTPLHPTHKRLAYALVGLLVAITGGLGNSLVIANLPYLQGALGATTAEMAWLPAAYVMTNVSMNLLLVKFRQQFGLRAFTEVFLVLYALVTFGHLFVNDLSSAIAVRAAHGMVGAALSSLGLYYMVQAFPAKWRLKALVLGLGTSQLALPLARLFSEDLLQIAEWRGLYLFELGLALASLGCVFMLKLPPGDRFRTFEKLDFLTFALLATGVALLCAVLSLGRIDWWLEAPWIGYASAASILLIFAGLCIEHNRSNPMLMTRWLGSGAMIRLALAVILIRMVLSEQSTGAVGFLQALNMSSEQMRLLYGVMLLGSIAGLATSALTINPAHLFMPLVISLALMAVGSVMDSFSSNLTRPANMYISQFLLAFGGTFFLGPTMVLGTRNVLTNPRNLVSFSVLFGICQNLGGLIGSALLGTFQIVREKYHSSFIVEQLTLLDPQVLARVQSGAAAYGKVIADPDLRTLQGMRSLASAATREANVMAYNDVFMLIAVIAVLTMIWIFIRSLWLMSTTKPVAPQPPVQPSGAPSS, translated from the coding sequence ATGGATCACTACGCCCCGCGCAACTGGCAGCCCCACGAAAAGCCCAGCTTGCCCGGCTCGCCCTCGACACCGCTGCACCCCACCCACAAGCGCCTGGCTTATGCGCTAGTGGGCCTTTTGGTGGCCATCACCGGTGGGCTGGGCAACTCCCTGGTGATCGCCAACCTGCCGTACCTGCAAGGCGCCCTGGGGGCCACCACCGCGGAAATGGCCTGGTTGCCGGCCGCCTATGTCATGACCAACGTGTCGATGAACCTGCTGCTGGTGAAATTCCGCCAGCAGTTCGGCCTGCGGGCCTTCACCGAGGTGTTCCTGGTGCTCTATGCCCTGGTGACCTTCGGCCACCTGTTCGTCAACGACCTGAGCTCGGCCATCGCCGTGCGTGCGGCCCACGGCATGGTGGGTGCGGCCTTGAGCTCGCTGGGCCTGTACTACATGGTCCAGGCCTTCCCGGCCAAATGGCGGCTCAAGGCCCTGGTGCTGGGGCTGGGTACCTCGCAGTTGGCCTTGCCCCTGGCGCGGCTGTTCTCCGAAGACCTGCTGCAGATCGCCGAATGGCGTGGCCTGTACCTGTTCGAGCTGGGCTTGGCCCTGGCTTCCCTGGGCTGCGTGTTCATGCTCAAGCTGCCGCCCGGCGATCGCTTTCGCACCTTCGAGAAACTCGACTTCCTGACCTTCGCCTTGCTCGCCACCGGCGTGGCGCTGTTGTGCGCGGTGCTGTCCCTGGGGCGCATCGACTGGTGGCTGGAGGCTCCGTGGATCGGCTACGCCAGCGCCGCCTCGATCCTGCTGATCTTCGCTGGCCTATGCATCGAACATAACCGCAGCAACCCGATGCTGATGACCCGCTGGCTGGGCAGCGGGGCGATGATCCGCCTGGCCCTGGCGGTGATCCTGATCCGCATGGTGCTCTCGGAGCAGTCCACCGGCGCGGTGGGTTTCCTCCAGGCGCTGAACATGAGCAGCGAACAGATGCGCCTGCTTTACGGGGTGATGCTGCTGGGCAGCATTGCGGGGCTGGCCACCAGCGCCTTGACCATCAACCCGGCGCACCTGTTCATGCCCCTGGTCATTTCCCTGGCGCTGATGGCCGTCGGTTCGGTGATGGACAGTTTCTCCAGCAACCTCACGCGCCCGGCCAACATGTACATCAGCCAGTTCCTGCTGGCTTTCGGCGGTACGTTCTTCCTTGGCCCGACCATGGTCCTGGGCACCCGCAACGTGCTGACCAACCCGCGCAACCTGGTGAGCTTCTCGGTGCTGTTCGGCATCTGCCAGAACCTCGGTGGGCTGATCGGCTCGGCCCTGCTGGGGACCTTCCAGATCGTGCGCGAGAAATACCATTCCAGTTTCATCGTCGAGCAGCTGACCTTGCTCGACCCCCAGGTCCTGGCCCGGGTGCAGAGCGGCGCGGCGGCCTATGGCAAGGTCATCGCCGACCCTGACCTGCGCACCCTGCAAGGCATGCGCAGCCTGGCCTCGGCGGCCACCCGCGAAGCCAACGTGATGGCCTACAACGATGTATTCATGCTGATCGCGGTGATCGCCGTGCTGACCATGATCTGGATCTTCATCCGCAGCCTGTGGCTGATGAGCACCACCAAGCCCGTCGCGCCCCAGCCTCCCGTCCAACCCAGTGGTGCCCCTTCTTCATGA
- a CDS encoding Imm52 family immunity protein, whose protein sequence is MDEFKRFNFNLSFDRQKIAQVPEHLQIQRSLGFLREIGKIDPILKHWFLCADSRNKGLEHEVLLDEASFVREVQSWKDEDFAINDMSFVLWNGISDPLKGGLSLKYHARHRGSLPTGLEFSDAGTLVRCLQNPRQGLVELISTALEFWPEIAWGVVAPNAYYRRQRTFADRQTVGWIGYCPQPLSAQDFPQVDELRPTPAQGSIIVTCPGVMDEGNAQHLQKIATTDAKLVELGLLPMRH, encoded by the coding sequence ATGGACGAATTCAAGCGCTTCAATTTCAATTTGAGTTTCGACAGGCAGAAAATCGCTCAAGTCCCGGAGCACCTCCAAATCCAGAGAAGCCTTGGTTTCTTGCGGGAGATCGGCAAGATCGACCCTATCCTCAAGCACTGGTTCTTGTGCGCTGACAGCCGCAACAAGGGCCTGGAGCATGAGGTGCTGCTGGACGAGGCCAGCTTTGTCCGCGAAGTGCAGTCCTGGAAGGATGAGGACTTCGCCATCAATGACATGAGCTTTGTGCTCTGGAACGGGATATCCGACCCGCTCAAAGGCGGGCTTTCACTCAAGTACCACGCAAGGCACAGAGGTTCGCTGCCCACGGGCCTCGAGTTTTCCGACGCCGGGACCTTGGTCCGCTGCTTGCAAAATCCGCGGCAAGGCTTGGTGGAGCTGATCAGCACGGCGCTTGAGTTCTGGCCGGAGATCGCCTGGGGCGTGGTGGCCCCCAACGCTTACTACCGCCGGCAACGAACCTTCGCAGACCGGCAAACCGTCGGCTGGATCGGCTACTGCCCCCAGCCCTTGTCGGCGCAGGATTTCCCCCAGGTGGATGAACTGCGCCCAACCCCGGCCCAAGGCAGCATCATCGTGACGTGCCCCGGCGTCATGGATGAAGGCAACGCACAACATCTGCAGAAAATCGCAACGACAGATGCCAAGCTGGTCGAGCTGGGGCTCTTGCCCATGCGGCATTAA
- a CDS encoding HAMP domain-containing methyl-accepting chemotaxis protein has protein sequence MVTRNLKLTSRALLSFGAICVLLIGLGGLALWKMGQIHDAALDLQTNWMPSVRQAAKIESGTLRVRLEALHYATEGDNQKPASLDKLGTLKTTLAQAIKDYEPLVSGPEEKAAYEQVKRGAQDYLDKLAVMINSTQTNTAQQTADYINQITVPLANTLQASIEELIRINESGAGQSAVIAGDQFSTGLTVTWVIIILAIVLTILIATLFTRSVTRPVLSLLASTRKIAEGDLRTQVEVSGHDELTDLQAATQAMLDSLKSTIRHISDSSTQLASAAEEMSAITRESNAGIQQQSMETDQAATAVNEMTAAVEEVARNAVSASQSTQASERSAGLGKERVEQTIHAIEKLTGTVENTRVEMAGLAQQAQDITKVLDVIRAIAEQTNLLALNAAIEAARAGEQGRGFAVVADEVRALAHRTQLSTQEIEQMIQGIQNGSSKAMLSMQQSSEDANQTLAIAHEAGSAIGHITEAISDINERNLMIATASEEQAQVARSVDQNLMSIRDLALQSSSAASQTSLASSELSSLAVGLNKLVARFAL, from the coding sequence ATGGTGACAAGAAACTTGAAGCTGACTTCCAGGGCGCTGCTGAGCTTCGGCGCCATCTGCGTACTACTGATTGGCCTCGGGGGGCTGGCACTGTGGAAGATGGGACAGATTCACGACGCCGCGCTGGACTTGCAAACCAACTGGATGCCCAGCGTCCGCCAAGCCGCGAAAATCGAATCCGGCACCTTGCGGGTCCGCCTGGAGGCCCTGCACTACGCCACTGAGGGAGACAACCAGAAACCCGCTTCGCTGGACAAGCTGGGCACCCTGAAGACCACCCTGGCCCAGGCCATCAAGGACTATGAACCGCTGGTGTCCGGCCCCGAGGAGAAGGCGGCCTACGAACAGGTCAAGCGTGGCGCCCAGGACTACCTCGACAAACTGGCGGTGATGATCAACTCCACCCAGACCAACACCGCCCAGCAGACCGCCGACTACATCAACCAGATCACGGTGCCTCTGGCCAACACCCTGCAAGCGTCCATCGAGGAGCTGATTCGCATCAACGAAAGCGGGGCCGGGCAATCCGCCGTAATCGCCGGCGACCAGTTCAGCACCGGCCTGACCGTGACCTGGGTGATCATCATCCTGGCCATCGTGCTGACCATCTTGATCGCCACCCTGTTCACCCGCAGCGTGACCCGGCCCGTGCTGTCGTTGCTGGCCAGCACTCGCAAGATCGCCGAGGGCGACCTGCGCACCCAGGTGGAGGTCAGTGGGCATGACGAACTGACCGATCTGCAGGCAGCGACCCAGGCCATGCTCGACAGCCTCAAGTCGACCATCCGCCATATCAGCGACTCCTCGACCCAACTGGCCTCGGCCGCCGAGGAGATGAGCGCCATCACCCGCGAATCCAACGCCGGCATCCAGCAACAGAGCATGGAGACCGACCAGGCCGCCACGGCAGTCAACGAGATGACCGCGGCGGTGGAGGAAGTGGCGCGCAACGCGGTATCCGCCTCGCAATCGACCCAGGCCTCGGAACGCTCGGCGGGCCTGGGCAAGGAACGGGTCGAGCAGACCATCCATGCCATCGAGAAGCTCACCGGCACCGTGGAGAACACCCGGGTGGAAATGGCCGGCCTGGCCCAGCAGGCCCAGGACATCACCAAGGTCCTGGACGTGATCCGCGCCATCGCCGAGCAGACCAACCTGCTGGCCCTGAACGCCGCCATCGAGGCGGCCCGTGCCGGCGAGCAAGGTCGCGGCTTTGCCGTGGTGGCCGACGAGGTGCGGGCCCTGGCCCATCGCACCCAGTTGTCGACCCAGGAAATCGAGCAGATGATCCAAGGCATCCAGAACGGCTCGAGCAAGGCCATGCTGTCCATGCAGCAGAGCAGCGAGGACGCCAACCAGACCCTGGCCATCGCCCACGAGGCCGGCAGTGCCATCGGCCATATCACCGAAGCCATCAGCGACATCAACGAGCGCAACCTGATGATCGCCACCGCCTCGGAAGAACAGGCCCAGGTGGCCCGCTCGGTGGACCAGAACCTGATGAGCATCCGCGACCTGGCATTGCAGAGCTCGTCCGCCGCCAGCCAGACCTCCCTGGCCAGCAGCGAACTGTCGTCCCTGGCGGTGGGTCTGAACAAGCTGGTGGCACGCTTCGCCCTGTGA
- a CDS encoding HlyD family secretion protein — translation MSETVNPTTNAIASSPEPNGPPTIPATEPRPLAVRIISSLGFAAIAIVGVLIVLYAWQLPPFSSAIESTENALVRGQVTIIGPQLSGYVFEVPVQDFQHVKTGDLLVRLDDRIYQQRLDQSLAQLAVQKASLANNLQQRNSAEATIKLRQAALADSQAQARKSAADLSRNEALIADGSVSRRELDVTRAANAQTVAAVAQAQAQLEIARQDLQTVIVNRGSLEAAVANAEAAVQLARIDLSNTRILAPRDGQLGQIGVRLGAYVNSGAQLMALVPDQLWVIANMKETQMDNVRLGQPVSFTVDALNHRKFTGKVQLISPATGSEFALLQADNATGNFVKIAQRVPVRITVDPDQQELDRLRPGLSVVVSIDTSVTP, via the coding sequence ATGAGCGAAACCGTCAATCCCACCACCAATGCCATCGCCTCGAGCCCCGAGCCCAATGGCCCGCCGACCATTCCCGCCACCGAGCCACGGCCGTTGGCGGTGCGGATCATCTCGTCCCTGGGGTTCGCCGCGATCGCCATCGTCGGCGTGCTGATCGTGCTCTACGCCTGGCAATTGCCGCCGTTTTCCAGCGCCATCGAAAGCACCGAGAACGCCCTGGTGCGCGGCCAGGTGACGATCATCGGGCCGCAACTCAGCGGTTATGTGTTCGAAGTACCGGTGCAGGACTTCCAGCACGTCAAGACCGGTGACCTGCTGGTGCGCCTGGACGACCGCATCTACCAGCAGCGCCTGGACCAGTCCCTGGCCCAGCTGGCGGTGCAGAAGGCCTCTTTGGCCAATAACCTGCAACAACGCAACAGCGCCGAAGCCACCATCAAGCTGCGCCAGGCGGCCCTGGCCGACAGCCAGGCCCAGGCGCGCAAGAGCGCCGCGGACCTGTCGCGCAACGAGGCGCTGATCGCCGATGGTTCGGTGTCCCGGCGTGAGCTGGACGTGACCCGCGCCGCCAATGCCCAGACCGTGGCGGCGGTGGCCCAGGCCCAGGCCCAGCTGGAAATCGCCCGCCAGGACCTGCAGACCGTGATCGTCAATCGCGGCTCCCTGGAGGCGGCGGTGGCCAATGCCGAAGCGGCGGTGCAACTGGCGCGGATCGACCTGTCCAACACCCGGATCCTCGCCCCGCGCGATGGCCAGCTGGGGCAGATCGGCGTGCGCCTGGGGGCCTACGTCAACTCCGGGGCACAGTTGATGGCCCTGGTGCCGGACCAGTTGTGGGTGATCGCCAACATGAAGGAAACCCAGATGGACAACGTCCGGCTGGGGCAGCCGGTGAGCTTCACCGTGGATGCGCTGAACCACCGCAAGTTCACCGGCAAGGTGCAGCTGATCTCGCCGGCCACCGGTTCGGAATTCGCCTTGCTGCAGGCGGACAACGCCACTGGCAACTTCGTCAAGATCGCCCAGCGGGTGCCGGTGCGGATCACCGTCGACCCTGACCAGCAAGAGCTGGATCGCCTGCGCCCGGGCCTGTCGGTGGTGGTCAGCATCGACACCTCCGTCACCCCCTAG